The following proteins come from a genomic window of Chlamydiales bacterium:
- the dnaE gene encoding DNA polymerase III subunit alpha: MWFSLHQHSQYSILEASSSVEGIAQKAAEMGMQATALTDHGNMHGVIDFYQTCKKYDVKPIVGCEVYVAPTSRFEKKKISGKTAFHLVLLAKNTQGYRNLCHLSSKGYLEGFYYHPRIDKELLQEYAEGLICLSSSLAGQVADLALYGTEEAFYQEILWYQKIFGEDYYLELQRHQMVEEKIVAISSEAWLEQQYRNFIQNQQKVNAMMVAASKKLGIPLVATNDTHYLEADDWQAHEILINIQSGEPVEIWEKDSFNNPTFRVPNPKRRVYSSHEFYFKSQEEMVALFFDLPEAISNTLKIAEKCQLELDFSTKHYPVFSCKPGYTKETFLRHLCEEGIKKRYPPERLQKVAEKYPEKDPMDVVHERLKLEMEIIYAKGMSDYLLIVWDFINWAKKEGIPVGPGRGSGVGSIILYLIEITDIEPLRFHLFFERFINPERLFYPDIDVDICMDRRAQVIDYTVAKYGRENVAQIVTFGTMKAKMTIKDVGRVLSVPLSKVNQIAKYIPDDLNMTLEKALEIDPDLYQMYLEDSDAKKIIDLGKKLEGSIRNTGIHAAGLIISGSPLTENIPICRPKESDMITTQFSMKPVEAVGMLKIDFLGLKTLTSIQIACDAVAMNTGKKLDWQNLPLDDEKTFHLLQQGKTLGVFQMESGGMQELARQLLPDKFEEIIAIGSLYRPGPMDMIPSFIHRKHGREKIEYDHPLLKPILEETYGIMVYQEQVMQIAQKLANYSLGEGDVLRRAMGKKDREQMEQEREKFRQGAIKNGLHEEVAAAIFDKIEKFASYGFNKSHAAAYGFLTYITAYLKANYPGIWMAALMTCDRDDISKVAKFIRELRSMNIDILSPDINESGKAFVMTEKGIRFAMSGIKGVGEGVVEVILEERDRNGPFANFYDFFKRIDLKRVSKKAIECLVDAGAFDFTGWLRDELRMKIEEMHEVASTDQKEADSGVLTFFSLMTEEISHRFTNPPEITHPTPKMEVLKKEKELLGFFLTGHPMDAFEHILERLSCTPLADLNQIEHNQLIRAAFILETVQIRVSQRSQKKFAILQISDGVETYELPVWSQLYEEKGDLLKVNQLIYAILQIDRREESIRLSCRWLDDLTKVNDVMIEECDKAFDYAKLQQNHLTNHQKKGIKSINKKSELLSLKLDVTIVRLSHILKMKNLFRFHSGSQKVEILFFLGNKKLGALYLNQGVLTGSGLEEELKKIPGVSQYSMK; encoded by the coding sequence ATGTGGTTTTCTCTTCATCAACACTCTCAATATTCGATTTTAGAGGCGTCATCTTCTGTCGAGGGGATCGCACAAAAAGCAGCGGAAATGGGGATGCAAGCGACCGCTCTTACTGATCATGGAAATATGCATGGAGTGATTGATTTTTATCAAACATGCAAGAAGTATGACGTGAAACCAATCGTTGGGTGTGAGGTTTATGTTGCCCCAACTTCTCGTTTTGAAAAAAAGAAAATTAGTGGGAAAACTGCTTTCCATTTAGTTTTATTAGCAAAAAATACGCAAGGTTATCGCAACTTATGCCACCTTTCTTCAAAAGGGTATCTTGAAGGGTTTTATTACCATCCAAGGATTGATAAAGAACTTCTTCAAGAGTATGCGGAAGGTCTGATTTGTCTCTCTTCTTCTCTTGCAGGTCAAGTTGCAGATCTTGCACTTTATGGGACAGAAGAAGCATTTTATCAAGAAATACTCTGGTATCAGAAAATTTTTGGTGAGGATTATTATCTTGAATTGCAGCGTCACCAAATGGTTGAAGAGAAGATTGTCGCTATCTCTTCAGAAGCTTGGTTGGAACAACAATATCGAAATTTTATTCAGAATCAGCAAAAAGTGAATGCAATGATGGTAGCTGCCAGTAAGAAACTAGGTATTCCTCTTGTTGCAACAAATGATACTCACTATCTTGAGGCAGATGATTGGCAAGCCCACGAAATCTTAATCAATATTCAGTCAGGGGAACCAGTCGAAATTTGGGAAAAAGATAGCTTTAATAACCCGACATTTCGTGTTCCAAATCCAAAAAGGCGAGTCTATTCTAGCCATGAGTTTTATTTTAAATCTCAGGAAGAGATGGTAGCTCTTTTTTTCGATCTTCCAGAAGCCATTTCAAATACACTAAAGATTGCGGAAAAATGTCAACTTGAACTGGACTTTTCTACTAAGCACTATCCTGTCTTTTCCTGTAAACCAGGATATACAAAGGAAACATTTTTACGCCATTTATGTGAAGAGGGAATTAAGAAACGCTATCCCCCTGAAAGACTCCAAAAAGTTGCAGAAAAGTACCCTGAAAAAGATCCAATGGATGTTGTTCATGAACGTCTCAAACTCGAAATGGAAATTATCTATGCTAAGGGGATGAGCGATTATTTATTGATTGTTTGGGATTTCATCAACTGGGCTAAGAAAGAAGGAATTCCAGTGGGTCCAGGAAGAGGCTCTGGGGTCGGTTCAATCATTCTATATTTAATAGAAATTACGGATATAGAACCCTTAAGATTTCATCTTTTTTTTGAGCGTTTTATCAATCCTGAGCGTCTTTTTTATCCTGATATTGATGTCGATATTTGTATGGATCGAAGAGCTCAAGTCATTGACTATACAGTAGCAAAGTATGGCAGGGAAAATGTAGCTCAGATTGTGACTTTTGGAACTATGAAGGCAAAGATGACGATCAAAGATGTCGGAAGAGTTTTATCAGTTCCCCTTTCGAAAGTGAACCAGATTGCAAAATATATTCCAGATGATTTGAATATGACGCTTGAGAAAGCTTTAGAAATTGATCCTGATCTCTATCAAATGTATTTGGAAGATAGTGATGCAAAAAAAATTATTGATTTGGGGAAAAAACTTGAAGGATCGATTCGTAATACTGGAATTCACGCTGCAGGTCTAATTATTTCAGGCTCTCCTCTAACTGAAAATATTCCAATTTGTCGTCCAAAAGAATCTGATATGATTACAACACAATTTTCTATGAAGCCGGTTGAAGCGGTGGGAATGTTGAAAATTGATTTTTTAGGATTGAAGACTTTAACAAGCATTCAAATTGCCTGTGATGCAGTTGCGATGAACACTGGGAAAAAGCTTGATTGGCAGAATCTTCCGCTTGATGATGAAAAAACATTTCATCTGTTGCAGCAAGGCAAGACATTGGGTGTGTTTCAAATGGAATCAGGTGGTATGCAAGAACTTGCTCGCCAGCTACTACCTGATAAATTTGAAGAAATTATTGCGATTGGTTCTCTTTACCGCCCTGGTCCAATGGATATGATCCCATCTTTTATTCATCGAAAACATGGACGTGAAAAAATTGAATATGATCATCCTTTGCTTAAACCTATTCTTGAAGAGACATATGGGATTATGGTGTATCAGGAGCAGGTCATGCAGATTGCTCAGAAACTTGCCAATTACTCTTTAGGTGAAGGCGATGTATTGCGTCGAGCCATGGGGAAGAAAGATCGTGAACAGATGGAGCAAGAGAGAGAAAAATTTCGTCAGGGAGCGATAAAAAATGGTCTTCATGAAGAAGTCGCAGCCGCGATTTTTGATAAGATAGAAAAATTTGCTTCTTACGGTTTTAATAAATCCCATGCAGCAGCTTATGGGTTTCTTACTTATATAACAGCCTATCTTAAAGCGAACTACCCAGGCATTTGGATGGCAGCACTTATGACATGTGATCGTGATGATATCTCTAAAGTTGCTAAGTTTATTCGTGAGCTGCGTTCAATGAATATTGATATTCTTTCTCCTGACATCAATGAGTCAGGTAAAGCGTTTGTTATGACAGAAAAAGGCATTCGATTTGCGATGAGTGGGATCAAAGGAGTTGGAGAGGGAGTTGTTGAGGTTATTTTAGAGGAAAGAGATAGAAATGGTCCTTTTGCAAATTTCTATGATTTCTTTAAACGGATTGATCTGAAACGTGTGAGTAAAAAGGCAATTGAGTGTTTAGTGGATGCTGGTGCTTTTGATTTTACTGGTTGGCTGCGTGATGAATTAAGAATGAAGATCGAAGAGATGCATGAAGTTGCTTCAACTGACCAAAAAGAGGCAGATTCAGGTGTACTAACTTTTTTTTCTCTGATGACAGAAGAGATAAGTCATCGATTTACAAATCCTCCTGAAATTACCCATCCTACTCCAAAAATGGAGGTTTTAAAGAAAGAAAAAGAGTTATTAGGATTTTTCCTCACAGGTCATCCAATGGATGCTTTTGAACACATTTTGGAGCGCCTTTCCTGTACCCCTCTTGCTGATCTTAATCAAATTGAACACAATCAACTGATTCGTGCAGCCTTTATTCTCGAAACTGTGCAAATTAGAGTTTCCCAACGCTCTCAAAAAAAATTTGCAATTCTGCAGATTAGTGATGGAGTAGAAACGTATGAATTACCAGTTTGGTCTCAACTTTATGAAGAAAAGGGAGATTTGTTAAAAGTCAATCAGCTGATTTATGCTATTTTGCAAATAGATAGACGAGAAGAGTCCATCCGTCTTTCTTGTCGTTGGTTAGATGATCTTACGAAGGTGAATGATGTAATGATTGAAGAGTGTGATAAAGCTTTTGATTATGCTAAATTACAGCAGAATCATTTGACAAATCATCAAAAAAAAGGGATTAAATCCATCAATAAGAAATCCGAATTGCTCTCCCTTAAGCTGGATGTAACCATCGTGCGTCTTTCTCATATTCTCAAAATGAAAAATCTATTTCGTTTTCATTCTGGGTCTCAAAAAGTGGAGATTCTCTTTTTTTTAGGGAATAAAAAACTTGGGGCACTCTATTTAAATCAAGGTGTTTTAACTGGTTCAGGATTGGAAGAAGAATTGAAGAAGATTCCAGGTGTTTCACAGTATTCAATGAAATAG
- a CDS encoding ATP-binding protein encodes MEFEASLDSLPHMMEYIRQQAQLYGIQSSIINRIELSCEEAIVNIISYAYQKDPGQIEITCKKQGMRFEIRLCDLGPPFNPIDADIDPQFNIPIGERKIGGMGIFLIRKIIDEVSYRREGEVNILCLAFNLL; translated from the coding sequence ATGGAGTTTGAGGCTTCTTTAGATTCTCTCCCACACATGATGGAATATATACGTCAGCAGGCTCAACTATATGGCATTCAAAGTTCTATAATTAATAGAATTGAACTATCATGTGAAGAAGCGATTGTCAATATCATTTCTTATGCCTACCAAAAAGATCCTGGTCAAATTGAAATTACATGTAAAAAGCAGGGGATGCGTTTTGAGATTAGATTATGTGATCTTGGTCCTCCTTTTAATCCTATCGATGCTGATATTGATCCTCAATTCAATATTCCCATTGGTGAAAGAAAAATAGGAGGAATGGGAATTTTTCTCATTCGCAAGATTATAGATGAGGTTTCCTATCGACGTGAAGGCGAAGTGAATATCCTTTGTCTCGCCTTTAATCTTCTTTAA
- a CDS encoding MFS transporter has translation MNTVLNFLRPAEHIEEIDDPRIVKKEYRYWRFRIFYAMFTGYIFYYFTRKSFTFAMPALMHDLGFNKAQLGVLGSALYITYGLSKFASGVMSDQSNPRYFMAFGLIITGMTSIFFGFSSSLILFAIFQGINGWFQGWGWPPCARLLTHWYSQSERGMWWSIWSTSHNVGGFLIPIIAGACTQYFGWRYAMFIPGILCIFMGFVLINRLRDTPQSLGLPTIEKYRQDYPSPEKLYEKSEKELSTKEILLNYVLTNKWIWILAIASFFVYVIRMAINDWSALYLIETKGYSMIKANGCVSLFEIGGLFGMLIAGWLSDKLSTGRRGPMNVLFSLGMIGSILVLWLFPEANGWLCSVVLFMIGFFLFGPQMLIGLAAAELSHKKAAGTASGFAGWFAYFGAAVAGYPLGKIAQEFGWLGYFLILIICGIVTVLLFLPMWNAQPQSRNNEQKEMEFSLSQDQIKPTKS, from the coding sequence ATGAATACTGTCTTGAATTTCTTAAGACCTGCAGAACACATTGAGGAAATTGATGATCCAAGGATTGTAAAGAAAGAATATCGTTATTGGCGTTTCCGGATTTTTTATGCGATGTTTACGGGATACATTTTTTACTATTTTACCCGAAAAAGTTTTACTTTTGCCATGCCTGCTTTAATGCATGATCTTGGTTTTAATAAGGCACAACTTGGTGTATTAGGAAGTGCTCTTTACATCACTTATGGACTCAGTAAATTTGCTAGTGGAGTGATGTCTGATCAGTCGAATCCTCGCTATTTTATGGCATTTGGTTTAATTATCACAGGGATGACAAGTATTTTTTTTGGATTCTCTTCTTCTTTAATTTTATTTGCTATTTTTCAGGGAATCAATGGTTGGTTTCAGGGATGGGGATGGCCTCCATGTGCCCGTTTGCTTACTCACTGGTACTCTCAATCTGAAAGAGGAATGTGGTGGAGTATTTGGAGTACTTCTCATAACGTGGGAGGATTTTTGATTCCTATTATTGCGGGGGCCTGTACTCAGTATTTTGGATGGCGTTATGCGATGTTTATTCCTGGCATTCTTTGTATTTTTATGGGCTTTGTTCTAATCAACCGATTACGTGATACTCCCCAGTCTCTTGGTTTGCCCACCATTGAGAAATATCGTCAAGATTATCCTAGTCCAGAAAAACTCTATGAGAAATCGGAAAAAGAACTCTCGACAAAGGAAATTTTACTTAACTATGTTCTGACAAACAAGTGGATCTGGATCCTCGCAATTGCTTCTTTTTTTGTATACGTCATTCGCATGGCAATTAATGATTGGAGTGCTCTTTATCTTATTGAAACTAAGGGTTATTCTATGATAAAAGCCAATGGATGCGTTTCACTTTTTGAAATTGGCGGTCTTTTTGGAATGTTGATTGCTGGCTGGTTATCAGATAAATTATCCACTGGCCGTCGTGGTCCAATGAATGTTCTTTTTTCTCTTGGTATGATTGGTTCTATTTTAGTCCTTTGGTTGTTTCCTGAAGCAAATGGCTGGTTATGTTCAGTAGTTCTTTTTATGATTGGGTTTTTTTTATTTGGTCCTCAGATGTTAATTGGTCTAGCTGCAGCAGAGCTATCTCATAAGAAAGCTGCTGGTACTGCAAGTGGTTTTGCTGGTTGGTTTGCCTATTTTGGTGCTGCAGTTGCCGGATATCCTCTTGGAAAAATTGCTCAAGAATTCGGTTGGTTAGGTTATTTTTTGATTCTAATTATTTGTGGGATTGTGACCGTTCTTCTTTTTTTACCCATGTGGAATGCCCAACCTCAATCTAGAAATAATGAGCAAAAAGAAATGGAATTTTCTCTTTCTCAAGATCAAATTAAACCGACTAAATCTTAA
- the lptE gene encoding LPS assembly lipoprotein LptE, whose amino-acid sequence MYSYLVFILSACGYRFSQKDLIGSYTSVCIPYVEGDNKGLLTNALIHAMTVSGALVYRAHGGDLLLKVVTASPLDTNIGFAYAPSNKEDDKFSDFIVSDEARLTMKATFSLIDHQTGDCIFGPYEAIASLTYDFDPDLTNINFHAFSLGQLEMHNLALDAATNRLYQILAQKIISIINHCW is encoded by the coding sequence TTGTATTCCTATTTAGTTTTTATTCTTTCTGCATGTGGGTATCGATTTAGTCAAAAAGATTTGATAGGGTCTTATACCTCAGTTTGTATCCCCTATGTTGAAGGTGACAATAAAGGGCTCTTAACAAATGCTTTGATTCATGCTATGACAGTAAGTGGAGCTTTGGTTTATAGAGCTCATGGTGGTGATCTTCTATTAAAAGTGGTTACAGCTTCTCCCTTGGATACGAACATCGGCTTTGCTTATGCTCCTAGTAATAAAGAAGACGATAAATTTTCTGATTTCATTGTTTCAGACGAAGCTCGCCTAACGATGAAAGCAACTTTTAGTTTGATAGATCATCAAACAGGAGACTGTATATTTGGTCCTTATGAGGCGATTGCTTCGCTTACCTACGATTTTGATCCTGATTTAACGAACATTAATTTTCATGCTTTTTCCTTAGGACAACTTGAAATGCATAATTTAGCTCTTGATGCTGCTACAAATCGTCTTTATCAGATTTTAGCACAAAAGATCATCAGTATCATTAATCATTGTTGGTAG
- a CDS encoding tetratricopeptide repeat protein: MRSIFLFIWVFFLPLSMSAALRQVDRKWSQKMPIPIVSIQEHYDRGCQAFYEKNWDKALLNFTIITTHFPESPFYVDSIFYLGASYYFKENFDLANQQFDLYLIQNGTLTHFEKVFDFKYEIVNQYEKGRKKHLFGLSQLPKWSSGKRDIILILDEIIAALPGKEIAAKALYMKGETFFNKREYRESINCFQILIRRFLRHSLAADSYVKISDIYYQQSLYESQNPDLISLAKVNINKFGKAFPGDERIHIAEANLIGMEEIYAQSLYNTGRFYEKKKKPCASVIYYENAIQKYPMTHGAQKSKTRLTHISSLAKV; encoded by the coding sequence GTGAGATCTATTTTTTTATTTATTTGGGTTTTCTTTTTGCCCCTTTCTATGTCTGCTGCCCTCAGACAAGTAGATAGAAAATGGTCACAAAAAATGCCTATTCCAATTGTTTCTATTCAAGAGCATTATGATAGAGGTTGTCAGGCCTTCTACGAAAAGAATTGGGATAAAGCTCTGCTAAATTTTACTATCATTACTACCCATTTCCCAGAGTCTCCTTTTTATGTAGATTCCATTTTTTATTTAGGTGCTTCTTATTATTTTAAAGAGAATTTTGATTTAGCCAATCAGCAATTTGACTTATATCTAATTCAAAATGGAACCTTAACACATTTTGAAAAGGTTTTTGATTTCAAGTATGAGATTGTGAATCAATATGAAAAGGGACGGAAAAAACATTTATTTGGTCTATCTCAATTGCCAAAGTGGTCATCTGGTAAGAGAGATATCATTTTAATTTTGGATGAAATTATTGCTGCTCTGCCTGGAAAAGAGATTGCTGCAAAGGCTCTCTATATGAAGGGAGAGACTTTTTTTAATAAAAGAGAGTATCGTGAAAGTATTAATTGTTTCCAAATATTAATACGGCGTTTTCTTAGACATTCACTTGCTGCTGATAGCTATGTTAAAATCTCAGATATTTATTATCAGCAAAGTTTATACGAATCACAAAATCCTGATCTTATTTCTTTAGCAAAGGTAAACATTAATAAATTTGGGAAAGCATTTCCGGGTGATGAAAGAATCCATATTGCAGAAGCTAATTTAATAGGTATGGAGGAGATTTATGCACAAAGTCTTTATAATACTGGTCGTTTTTACGAAAAGAAAAAAAAACCTTGTGCCTCTGTGATTTATTACGAGAATGCGATTCAAAAATATCCAATGACTCATGGGGCTCAAAAAAGTAAAACACGTTTAACCCATATTTCTTCTCTTGCTAAAGTTTAG